The DNA window CGAGGGGCGCTTCACCCGCCGCGTGCCGGACACGGCCCTGCGCCACACGCTCCGGGCCGCCGCCGAGCAGGAGACCCCCATCATGGTGTTCGTGGGGAGCCCAGGCTGCCTCCAGATCCACACCGGGCCCGTTCAGACGCTCAAGGCCACGCCGCCGTGGTACAACGTGCGCGACCCGGACTTCCGGCTCCGCCTCAATGAGGAGAGGATCGACCAGGCCTGGGTGGTACGGAAGCCCACGACCGACGGCCGGGTTACGTCCCTGGAATTGATGGGCGCGGACGGCGACGTCATCGCCCGCCTCTTCGGCGAGCGCAAGAGCGGCCAGTCGGAACGGGCCGACTGGCGCTCCATCCTGGAGGCGCTGCCGTCTACGCCGTAGTCCCGCCCCCACGTCCCTCCACACTCTCCACACTCCCCCCCTCACTCCTCACACATCCATGCACAACCTCCACGGCCCCGACCGCCTGTTCGAAACCCGCTACGGCGACGTCCTGCAGTGCGCATGCTGCGATCGCATCCAGATCACCTTCCGCGAGCACACGCTGCTGGTGGACGAGGAGGAGCTGGAAGTGCTGACCGATACGATCAAACACGCCTGGGAAACCGTGCGCGACACCGAGGGACAGGACCGGTGGGAGCTCCAGGCCGGGACCGACGCCGGACCCGTCTCCATCACGCTCTCTGAACCGGCGCTCCGCACGCTCCACGTCCTTCTTCAGGGCGCCTGGTCGATGTATTCACTCCGGGAACGGATGCGGGCCGTGGGGGGAACCGCAGACGACCGACGGGCCCGCGACGTGCTTCGCGACCACGTCTCGCCCACCCCGTCGCAATGGAGCGGCCTCGATCAGTCCTCGTAAGTCCGTCCGGCATCCTGTGTGCGCCCCATGCCCAAAAATGACTCGCCCCAACGATTCGACGCAGAGCGGGCCGCGGCGTACGACGACCGCATTCGGCGCCTCGCGCCCGGCTACGACCTGCTCCAGTCCACCGTTGCGTCTGTGCTGGCCGCCCGCCTCCCCGACGACGCGCACCTGCTCGTCGTCGGGGCGGGCACCGGCGCGGAAATCGTGACGATGGGACGGAACGTCTCACGGTGGCAGTTTACCGCCGTCGATCCGTCGCCCGATATGTTAGATCGGTGTCGGTCGCGCGTCGCCGAAGCAGGGCTGGCCCCCGGGTCGAGTACGTCTGCGATCGGATTGAGGACGCATCGTTTCCACGGCACTTCGACGCCGCCACGTCGCTCCTCGTTGCCCACTTTATCGACGGCGACGCGGCGAAGCAGCGGTACTTCCACGCCCTCGCCGGGTGGCTCCGCCCTGACGCGCCCCTTGTGTGGGCCGACCTCTACCGCCCGACGTCCGACGAGGCGTATCGCGCTCTCTGGGCCGCCTGGCGGGAGCAGACCGGCGCCCGGATGGAGGCAGATGCGGCCGCACGGGCCTTCGAACGCGTCGACGAGGGCATCTCGTTCGTCCGCCCGGCGACGCTACACCAAATCGTCGCCGACGCGGGCCTCCCCCCACCCGTACCACTCTACCAGCATCTCTTGTGGGGCGCATGGATGAGCACGGCGGCCTGATGCCCATGGCACGGCCGATGCGATGCCGCACGGCGTTCGCGAGCCGCCCGCCGCGGCCGTTGCTACAGCGCCACCTCCGCCCCGACCAGGAGCGTACGGCCCGGCATCGGCGCGTCGAAGATCTCGCTGTATTGCCGGTCGAAGGCATTGCGGAGCTCGACGGACAGCGTGGTGCGGGCGCCGGAGAGGCGCGTGTTATAGGCCAGCCGCCCGTGCACCACCCCGTAGCGGTCGGTCGCCAGGGGCGCGTCGCGGAGCCGATCCTTCCACAGCCCCTGCAGCCCCAGCGTCACGGCCCCGGCCCGCACCGACGCACTGCCCTGTAGTTGGTGGCGCGCCGCATCGAGGCCGTACTTGTAAGCGGAAGGGGGCTCCTGCCCGTCGAGGCTGGCGTCGAGGAGCGTGTAGGCCGCATCGAGGCTTACGCCCACGGCACCGAGGGTTCGGTCGAACGACAGCTCAGTTTCGAGCCCCGTGGTGGTAGTGCGGTCCAGATTTTGGGCCTCAAACACCGATTCCGCCTCGTTCCGGAGGTAATCGATGGCGTTGTCGGTGGTGCGGTGGAAGCCCGTCGCGGAGAGCGACAGATTCGCCGGCAGGCGCACGTCCACGCCAACCTCCCCCGACCAGGCGGTCTCGGCCGTGAGGTCGGCGTTGCCCTGGTTGCTGGGCGAATCGATGAAGCGCTCCAGGAAGTTGGGCGCCCGGACCACGCGCCCCCCACCCGCACGGAGCGTCGCCGGCCCAAGGTTGTAGGCCACGTAGAGCTGGGGCGTCGGCTCCGCCCCGTACGTCGGGTCGTAGTCGACGCGCGTGCTCTGATTGACCGTGAGGCGGGGGGTGGCGCGCCAGCGCAGGCTCACGAAGGCCCCGACGGACTGGTCGCCGTGCACCCCATCCCGATTGCTGTCGACCCCGCGAAGCCCGGCGGAGGCGCCGCCGGTCACCCGGACGCTGTTCCACGTGTGGGACCCCTGCCCCTGCACCCGGAGGCGACGGCTGATGTGGGTGTTAGCGCCCACGTCGGGATTGTACGTGTACCGGTCGCGGTGCTGCTTGCCGAAGAGTTGCACCTGCCAGGGCGTGTTCGTTGCCCCGGAGCTCGACAGCCGGCTCTGGAGCCAGAACGTGGAGGTTGCCTCCCGGGCCCGATCCGTGGCAAAATCCGTGTAGAAGTGGTAGGCGCCGAACTCGCGATCGTCCACCCCGGCTCGGGTGTAGAGCGTCGCGCCCTCAAGGTCCCGCGACACGGCCGCCGTGGCCGTCCGTCGCTCAAAGTCCGTCTGCACGGTGCTTGAGAGATTGCTTCCCCCCGGCGGCGGGGCCGCCGACACACGCCGGCCGTCGCTTCCCTGCACCGAGGCCGCCGCGCTCACGGTCGTCCGGTTCCCTGCGGTACGGGCCGCGGCGCCCATGTCGTAGAAATTGTTCTTTCCGTACCGGCTGTCAACCCGCGCCGCGGGGCCATCCTCCCGGACGTCCTCCCTGCGGAGGGCCGTCTTCGTGATGAGGTGGACCACCCCACCGAGGGCATCGGGGCCGTAGAGGGCCGTCGCCGGGCCGTGGAGCACCTCCACGCGGGCAATTTCCGAGAGGGGCACCGGCAGGTCCATCAAGAAGTGGCCCGTGTACGGATCGTTGATGCGCGCCCCGTCCAGGAGGAGAAGGACGCCGTTGAACGTGGAGCCCCGCATCGTGAGGTCGCTCTGCACGCCAAACCCGCCCCGGCTCTTCACGTCGAGCCCCGCCGCGACGTTGAGCAGCTGATCCACGCTGTTGACGGAGAGGGACTGGATGTCTCGCTGCGTGTACACGCTCACGCGGCGCCCCGTCTCCTGCGCCGCCGAGGCCACGCGGGAGGCCGTCACCACGACGCTATCGGCCATCTGCACGCGAAACGCCACGTCGGAGGTGTCCTGGGCCCGCACGGGCGCGACAATCAACAGAGCAAGAAGGCACGGAAGAAGCAGTCGAACGGAACGCATACGAAGGCAAGAATGAGTGCAACGACGAACCGGCGGCGCCCAACGACTGCCCTGGCGGGCGGATCCGCCCCCCCTCCGGAAATTCGTTGAAGACGTGTAACGCCTCCTCTCCCTGCGATTACGGAAGACCCTACGCCGGACGCCGCTAATTTTGAAGCACTGCGCACAGATACACTTTCGTCGTTCTCTTGTCCCGCCGTTTCGTAAAACATGTCCGATACGCTGGCCACCATTTCCGCCGACGACCTCAAAGACAAACTTGAAGGGGAGCACCCACCGGTTCTCATCAATGCCCTGCCGCGAAAGGCCCACGTGGCGACTCACATTCCGGGCTCCGTCAACGTTCCGGTTGACGAGATCGACCGGGTGGAGGCGCTCGTCCCCAACACGGACGAGCCCGTCGTCGTGTACTGCGCCAACGCGGGGTGCGACGTCTCCCTCAAGGCGGCCCACGCCCTGGAGGAGAAGGGCTACACGAACGTGATCGACTTCGAGGACGGCTACGCCGGGTGGCGGCAGGCGGGCTACCCGCTGGTCGGCGAGAAGCGCTAGCCGCACGTCCGGCGGCGTCACAGCCCTCATGGACGGGGACGGCCGCCCCCCCCCCAGCCGGCCCGCGGCACCACACGCCGGACTGATCTGTTGGGACGGCCGGACTCTCCCTTCCAAATTCCCCGTGCGCATGCGCCACGTTCGTGTCGCCGTCCTGCTCGGCCTCTGCGCCGTCGCCCTGCGCCTCGCGCCCCCCGCGCTGGCCCAAGAGCGTGCCGCCCTGAACGGGTACGTGCGCGACGCCGAGACCGGGGAAACCCTGCTCCAGGCCAACGTGGTGGTCGAGGGCACCGGCCGCGGCGCCGCCACCAACAACGACGGCTACTATACGCTCCAGGGCCTCTCGCCCGGCACGCAGACCATCGTATTCTCCTACCTCGGCTACCAGACCCGCACGGAGACAATCACCCTCACGGCCGGCGAGACGACGCGCCTCGACGTGGAACTCGCGCCCGCCGACCTGCAGACGGAGGAGGTCGTCGTGACCGGCGAGCAGGACGACGCCAGCGAGCAACGCATGGGGGTGGACAAGCTCCCCGTCGCGACGATCACCGAGCTCCCATCCGTCCTGACGCCGGACGTCTTCCGCTCCCTCGCGCTGCTGCCGGGCGTCACCACGGCCTCGGACTACTCCAGCAATCTGTACATCCGGGGCGGCGGGCCGGCCCAGACCCTCATCCAGCTCGACCGCACGACCGTCTACAACCCGACCCACTTCTTCGGGTTCTTCTCCACGTTCAACCCCGACGCCATCAAGGACGTACAGCTCTACAAGGGCACCTACCCGGCCGAGTACGGGGGGCGGCTGGGGAGCGTGGTCGACATCTACAACAAGGACGGAAATCGGCGCGAGACCACCGGGGGACTGAGCCTCAGCACACTGGCGACCCGGGGCTACATCGAGGGGCCCTACGGCGGCAGCGACGACGACCCCGCGGGCTCCTACATGGTGGCCGTGCGCCGCTCCACCCTCGAGCCGTTGCTTGCGGCCCTGGACGACGTGGACGGGCTCCCTGACACCTTCTACTTCTACGACGTGAACGCGAAGGCCACCTACGACGCGGGGCCTGACGATGACCTCTCGCTGGCCGTATATGGGGGGCAGGACCAGCTCTTCCTGCGGCCCGGCGACGGGCAGGAGTTCGACGTCGACTACGGCAACCGGACCCTCAGCGCCGACTGGACCCACCTCTTCTCCGACCGGCTGTTCTCGACGCTCACGGTCGCGGGCTCCCGCTACGCGAGCACGCCGGTGTTCGAGCTCGGTGGGACCCGCTTCACCCAGACGAACGAGGTCAGCGACGCGTCCCTCAAGGCGGGCGTGGAGTACGTGCCCGGGGACCAACACACCGTGGAGGCCGGGCTGCACGCCAGCCGCCTCACGTTCCAGTTGCGGAGCACGTTCGACGGAGACGAAACCTTCAACCAGCGCCTGCAGGGCGAGCAGGCGGCCCTGTACCTGAAGGACACCTACACCCCGACTTCGGACTGGACGATCCGGGGGGGACTACGGGCGACCTACTTTTCGGAGGGGGACTACCTGCGGCTTGCCCCCCGGCTCTCGGTCGAGCACGACCTTACGTCGTCGGTACAGTTGCAGGCCGCCTATGGCCGCTACCACCAGTTCCTGACGCTGGAGACGAGTCAGCTCTTCACGGCCTTCGACTCCTGGCTCATGACCGACGAGGGCCTGCTCCCCTCCTACGGAGACCAAATTGCATTGGGCGTCAACGCCCAGTTGGGCGACGCGTGGCGGCTGGAAGTGGAGGGCTACGCCCGCACCATGCGGGACCTGTTCGAGCTGGACCCCTTTCTGCCCGACCCGGCGGGCGTCCCGTACGCCGATCGGTTTCAGGTGGGCGACGGGCGGGCCTACGGCACGGAGGTGCTCATCCGACGCCCGGAGGGCCGCCTGAACGGCTTTCTGAGCTACACCCTCAGCCGCACCGAGCGGCGCTTCCCAAACATCAACCGGTCCGAGGGAGGCCCGCCGCAGTACTACCCGCCCAACTTCGACCGCACGCACGAGCTTACGCTCGCCCTGAACTACCACCTCACCGACCAGTGGCGGGTGTCTGGCACCTTCAACTACGCCACCGGCCAGGCCTACACGCGGCCCGAGCAGCGCTACGAGCTGGTGGACAGTCCCTTTTCGTTCAGTCCGGGGGTGGGAGGGGCCCAAAACGTACTCGTGAGCCCCTTCAACAACGCGCGCCTGCCCCCTTATCACCGGCTCGACGTAGGCGTGGCCCGGACGGGGCAGTTCTTTGGGATCGCCGAGTATGAACTGCAACTGCAGGCCATCAACGCCTATGCCCGGCGCAACGTCTGGTTTTACCAGTTCGAGAACGAGTCGGACGGCACGCTCGACCGAAACGTAACGCCCCAGATCCCCATTCCGGTGCCGAATGTCTCGTTCTCCCTCACGTTCTGACCCGGCGCGTCCTGTCTCGTGCCCCCCAATTGCCCATTTGCATTCATGCGCCGTCTGGTGTTTCCCCTCCTGCCCGTGCTCTTCGCGGCCGGGCTCATCGGCTGCGACACGACCGCCCCCACCCCCGAGACGCAGGTCGTCGTGGAGGCCTACCTGCAGGGCGGCGCCGCGATGTCCCCGATTCGCCTCACCCGTAGCGTCGGCACGAACGAGGCCTACGTGGCGTCCGAGACGGCCGTGCGCGGGGCCACCGTGGAGGTACACCGCCTGAGCGACGGGGGGACGCCCGCCGAAACGATCGGCTTCACCGAGCAGGAGCCGGGCCTATACCGGCCCGACACTTCGTCACGAGTGCGGCCCCGCGCGACCTACGAGCTGTCCGTCACCACGCCGGACGGAACGAACCTTTCCGCGACCACCACTGTGCCGGACACGATTTCGATCGTGGACGCCACGAACACGACGGCGGTGCACGGGGACACCACCCGGCAGCCCTCCTTCACCATCACCCCGCCGGCGAGCGACCGCGAGCAGCAGGCCGTGCTCGTGATCACCGCCACCTCGCTGGCCGACTTCGGGCGGCCGGCGTCCCAGTTGGCCCGCGGCCTGACGCCGTTCTACGCAGACCTCTACACCCCGGATGAAGACAGCATTCGCACCTACCGCACCACCTCTTCGGGCGTCCGGAACGAGGCAAACTTCACCCGCGACGCGAACGGCCGAATCACGACGGACCTGCCGTGGATCTCCGTGGCGTTTTACGGCCCGAACGAGATCGGCGTCCACGTCATCGACGACAACCTGTTCAACCTCATCCGCTCCCAGCAGGCCCAGTCGCCGGGCGGGCCGGGCGGCGGGCTCGGCCCCGGGGAGATTCCGAACGTCATCGAGGACGTGGAGGGCGGCACCGGCGTCTTTGCCAGCTACGTAAAGGCCACCCGGGACGTCACGATTCAGTGCCCGCCCTCGCTCGCCCCGGACGAGTGCCCGGCCTTCGCGGCGTTCCCGTAGCCGCTCGGCCCCGACGAGGGCCGCCGGCCCGGTGCGGCTACGCCTCGGACGGGCGCCCCGACTCCACCTGCGCCTGCTTCCGCTCCCCAATGTACCCCCCCACGAGGGACGCGACGAGGCCAATGACGAGGACGAGGGCCATGCGCCCGTAGGAGAGGATGTTGGCCCCGCCGAGCGCGACGACGAAGACATCGATCAGGAGAACGAGCGTGATGAGGCCCGCGACGGCCGCCTCGTACGACGTGTCGCCCGGCGAGCGGAACGCACAGACGTACCCGGTGGCCTCCAGCCCCAGAAAGACGACGAGCAGCATCACCCAGGCGTAGGGCGCGTCGATGGCGGCCGCCGGGTTGCCGAAGAGGCCGAAGACCCAGATCACGAAGTTCACCAGGAACAGGCTCACGGCGAACCCGAGGATGGTGCCGGCCATGACCCAGTCCCAGGACAGCGCCGCGGACTCCGATTCGGCGTAGGTCCGCTGCAGCGTCTCCCCGGCCCATGCCCCCCCAAACGTCAGGACGAGCCCGTTGAGGAAGGCAACGACCATCGTGTACGTGAACGCCCCGTCGCTCACGAGGGGATCGAACGCCTGCAGCCCGAGTGCCGAGATGATGAAGTAGGCCGCGACGGCCACCAGCACCGCGGCCAGGGCCGGCTCCAGCACCGTCTCGCCCTCGCTCAGGGCCCCGTAGGTCGCCCCCGCGAGGATGAAGCCGGAGATCATGGCGAGCAGGGGGAAAGTGGGCGCACCAAGCGCATTTCCGGTCATCCAGGTGAAGAGAACAACGAACACCACACCGGTAAGGAAGGACCCGACGATGGCCCGGGGATCAAAGCGAAAGGCAGAACGGGTAGACATTGCGTATCGGAATTCAGCTCGTGAAGGGTCGGGTGAGAGAGCATACGGAGCCGGGAGCACGCACGTGGCCCGACCGGTGCTCCGTCACCCCCAATATAAGAACGCAAAGTTCAGAAGAAAGCCGAGTGAACGCTTGGGGACCAGCCGGTTCGACGGTCGCCGACGCCCGCGTCTGCCCCCCGATCCACTTGGTTAAATCCGCATGACCCCATCGGAACCCCTTGTTTCGGAGCAGGTGGGACGATACACTACACAGTTCCGAGGGCAAAAACAGTGTCTGGAGGTATAGGCGCTGTTTCGGGCACATCGACGTGTGTTCCCTTGGTGGCGGGGGCTGTTCCCCGTCACGGTCTTTTCTCCCCACACGGCCTCGTCGCCTGCGAGCGTCGGCCCTGCCCGTGAGGCATCGCTGCAGGGCCCCGCTGCGCTCGCGTCGCCCCGCACTGACTGCCGACCAGCCTGCCTGCTTCATGGATTCTACCGCTCCCTCTCGCCGCGTCGTCGTTACCGGCCTCGGGGCCCTCACGCCGCTTGGCCACTCCGTCGATGAGTTCTGGGACGGCCTCCTGGCCGGCAGGAGCGGGGCGGGCCCCATCACCAAATTCGACGCGTCGGACGTCCGCACCAAAATCGCGTGTGAGATTTCGGGCTTCGACCCCACCGACTACATGGACGCGAAGCTGGCCGAACGCCAGGACCCGTTCAGCCAGTACGCCCTGGCCGTCGCCCAACAGGCCTTCGACGACGCGGACCTCGACACCGACGCCCTCGCCCCGGAGACGCGGGACGACATCGGGGTGATCTTCGGCACGGGCGTGGGCGGCAGCGACCTGTTCGTCGACTCGGTGCTCGACCTCGACGAGAACGGGGCGCGGCACATCTCCCCCTTCTTCGTGCCCATGATGATCAGCAACATGGCCGCCGGCCTGATCGCCATGGAGCACACGCTGCGCGGCCCCAACCACTGCGTCGTGAGCGCGTGCGCCACCGGCAACGACGCCATTACCGACGGGCTCCTGCTCCTGCGCCAGGGCCACGCCCGCGCCATGCTCGTGGGCGGCACGGAGGCCTCGATCAATGAGCTCTGCGTCGGGGGCTTCGCCTCGATGCGGGCCCTGTCGACCCGCAACGACGCGCCCACGAAGGCGAGCCGCCCGTTCGACGCGGACCGGGACGGGTTCGTGCCCGCCGAGGGGGCCGGCGCCCTCATGCTCGAGACGCTGGAGCACGCCCGCGAACGGGACGCCACCATCTACGCCGAGGTGGCGGGCGTGGGGAAGTCAAACGACGCCCACCACTACGCCGCCCCCGACCCGGACGGACGGGGGGCCGCCCTGGCCATGGACAAGGCGCTCGACGACGCCGGCCTGGCCCCGACCGACGTGCAGCACATCAACATGCACGCCACCTCCACCCCCGTCGGCGACGTGATCGAGTCCGACGCCGTGAAGCAGGTGTTTGGCGATCACGCCCCTGCCCTCAACCTGTCCGCCACCAAGAGCATGACCGGCCACATGCTCGGCGCCGCCGGCACGGCCGAGGCCATCGCGTCGATCCTCGCGATCCGCGACGGGCGCGTGCCCCCCACAATCAACCACGAGACGCCGGGCGAAGACTGTGACCTCAACTATACGCCCAACGAGGCGGTGGAACGCGACGTCTCGGCGGCCCTCACCAACGCCTTCGGGTTTGGCGGCCACAACACCACGATTGCGGTCACGGCGTTTGAGGACTAATCGTCGGCCGCTCCCTGTCGCTCCTCTTCCGTGATCCATGCGTGATCCGTGAGGAGCCCGCCCTCTGCCTCACGGGTGCGCCCCGCAATGCCCTCCCTGCCCGACAACCTCGGCGGCGTCGCCGACCTGCTCGACATTGCGATCGAGACGGCCACCCCCGAGCGCGTCGTCGCGACCATGCCGGTCACGCCCGACCACCATCAGCCGTTCGGGCTGTTGCACGGGGGCGTGAGCGTGGTTCTGGCCGAGACGGCGGCCAGCGTCGGGGGCTTCCTGGCGGCGCCGGACGGACGAGCGGCGGCGGGCCTCGAGGTGAATGCCAACCACGTGCGCCCCGTGCGGGACGGCACGCTGACGGCCACGGCCACCCCCCTCCACACCGGGCGCACCACACAGGTGTGGGAGGTCAAAATCCGAAACGCAGACGATCAACTCGTGTGCGCGAGCCGTTGTACACTGGCCATCGCCGATCAAACCGATGCCCCCTCGGCGGCGTGAGGGATCGAGCCCCCTTCATCTCGACGTCTCCTCCCGATGCCCGACGCTTCGCTCCCCGGCGTTCACCACATCACGGCCCTGTCCGGCGACGCCCAGGAGAATCTCGACTTCTACGCGGGCGTGCTCGGCCTGCGCCGGGTCAAGACGACCGTCAACTTCGACGACCCGACCACGCACCACCTCTACTACGGCGACGCCTCGGGCCATCCCGGCACCACGCTGACCTTCTTCCCCTGGCCGCAAGCGACGAGCGGACGGGGCGGGGCGGGCATGGTGCGGACCGTGACGTTTGCCGTGCCCGAGGACGCTCTGTCCGGGTGGCGCGACCACCTCGACGCGCACGGCATCGAGCCGGAGCTGAAGACTCGCTTCGGCGAACCACACCTCCACTTTTCGGGCCCAAGTGGCCTGCCGCTGGCACTGGTGGCCACCGACGCCGCCGGGGACGCCGCGCCCTGGACCAACGGCCCCGTCCCCGCCGGCCTCGCGATCCGGGGGCTCCACGCGCCCGTCCTGCCCGTCTTTGCCGACGACCGCACCCCGGAGCTCTTCACGGACGTGTTCGGCTGGACCCGGGCCGGCACGGACGGCGACCTCGTGCGTCTTCAGGGCCCCGAACCGGGCGTCGGCACCGCGGTGGATCTGCTCGTGCGCGACCGACACCCGTCCGGCCGCATGGGCCGGGGCACCGTGCACCACATCGCCTTCCGGGCCCCGGACGACGCGGCCCAACGAGCGTGGCAGTCCCGCCTGCGGGAGCACGGCCTCCAGGTGACCGACGTGAAGGACCGCCACTACTTCCGCTCCGTCTACTTCCGCGACCCGGACCGGACATCGGGGCTGCTTTTTGAGATCGCCACGGACGGGCCCGGCTTTTACGTCGACGAGGACGAGGCGGAGCTCGGCCAGTCCCTCGTGCTGCCGGAGCACCTCGAGCCGCGCCGCGCCGACCTGGAGAGCGCCCTCCCCACGCTCACCGCTCCCTAACACTGCCGGTCCTCTCTCCCTCCCCTCTTCTTCCGATGAGCACCGACGCCATCCACCAGGACCAGCCCGTCCACACCGACGGCGCCCCGATCGGCGACGCGCAGGCCGGCCTCGTGCTCCTGCACGGGCGCGGCGCCTCCGCCCAGGGCATGCTGCAGCTCGCCGACGACCTCGACGTACCGGACATCGCCCACCTTGCCCCCCAGGCCCGAATGCGCTCGTGGTACCCCCAGTCGTTCATGGCGCCCCGCGACCAGAACGAGCCGGAGCTCGCGTCGGCCCTGGCGACCATCGGCGACGTGCTCGGCCGGTTGGCGGACGCCGGCATCGGCCCCGCCCGCACCGTCCTGCTCGGATTCTCGCAGGGCGCCTGCCTCGCCACCACGTACGCCGCCCAGACCCCGCAGCGGTACGGCGGCGTCGTGGGGCTCAGCGGCGGCCTCATCGGCCCCGACGGTGCCTCGTTCGACTACGAAGGCTCTCTCGACGCCACCCCGGTCTTTCTGGGCTGCAGCGACCAGGATCCCTACATCCCTCGGGCCCGCGTGGCGGAGACCGCCGATGTGCTGCGGGCCCTGAACGCGGACGTCACCTCCCGCATCTACGAGGGACTGGGCCACACCATCAACGACGCCGAGCGGCAGCACGCTCGGTCCCTCCTCCGCCGCTGTGTCGACTCCGACACGGCGTAGTCCCCCTCGACGACGCATGACCACTCCCGACTGGGCCAAGCACGCCGTCTTCTATCAGATCTTCCCCGACCGCTTCGCCCGGAGCGGCGCGGTGGAGGCGCAGGAGGCGGTACAGCTAACACCATGGGGCACACCGCCCGCGGAACAGGGCTTTCAGGGCGGCGACCTCTACGGGATTGTCGACCGGCTCGATTACCTCGACGCCCTGGGCGTGACGGCCCTCTACCTGAATCCCATCTTCGCCTCGGCAGCCAACCACCGTTACCATACCTACGACTACTACGAGGTGGATCCCCTGCTGGGCGGCACCG is part of the Salinibacter ruber DSM 13855 genome and encodes:
- a CDS encoding alpha/beta hydrolase, which gives rise to MSTDAIHQDQPVHTDGAPIGDAQAGLVLLHGRGASAQGMLQLADDLDVPDIAHLAPQARMRSWYPQSFMAPRDQNEPELASALATIGDVLGRLADAGIGPARTVLLGFSQGACLATTYAAQTPQRYGGVVGLSGGLIGPDGASFDYEGSLDATPVFLGCSDQDPYIPRARVAETADVLRALNADVTSRIYEGLGHTINDAERQHARSLLRRCVDSDTA